The Clostridium chauvoei genome has a window encoding:
- a CDS encoding Rpn family recombination-promoting nuclease/putative transposase, with product MGRRLLNPKVDFIFKKIFGSEKHPNILISFLNAVMKPADKIVSVVINNTEISKDFLEDKFSRLDVKATTNKGEVINIEIQIKNEYNMIKRSLYYWSKLYEEQLSEGDKYDKLSRTVCINILDFKYLDNDRFHNGYRLKEIETNEELTDIEEIHFIEIPKLKDLDDDANIDTIDMLTAWIEFLKDPESNVVRKLEFSKEEIKEAKDELYRLSRDKKELELYNLREKSFFDKISALSNAEEKGREQGLEEGREQGLEEGKLLERINIAKNLLDVLDNETISLKTGLSVDEIEKLR from the coding sequence ATGGGTAGACGACTTTTAAATCCTAAAGTAGATTTTATATTTAAGAAAATATTTGGGTCTGAAAAGCATCCAAACATATTAATTTCCTTCTTAAATGCTGTAATGAAACCAGCTGACAAAATAGTTTCTGTAGTCATTAATAATACAGAAATATCAAAGGACTTTTTAGAAGATAAGTTTAGTAGATTAGACGTTAAAGCAACTACAAATAAAGGTGAAGTTATAAATATAGAAATACAAATTAAAAATGAATATAACATGATAAAACGTAGCTTGTACTATTGGAGTAAATTATATGAAGAACAACTTAGTGAAGGTGATAAATATGATAAGCTTTCAAGGACTGTTTGCATTAACATTCTGGATTTTAAATACTTAGATAACGACAGATTCCACAATGGATATAGACTAAAAGAAATTGAAACAAATGAAGAACTTACAGACATTGAAGAAATTCATTTTATAGAAATCCCTAAATTAAAAGACCTTGATGATGATGCAAATATTGATACAATAGATATGCTTACAGCTTGGATTGAGTTTTTAAAAGATCCTGAAAGCAATGTAGTTAGAAAACTTGAATTTAGTAAAGAAGAAATAAAAGAAGCTAAAGACGAGCTATATAGACTAAGTAGAGATAAAAAAGAACTTGAACTTTACAACTTAAGAGAAAAATCATTCTTTGATAAAATTTCTGCCTTATCTAACGCTGAAGAAAAAGGTAGAGAGCAAGGTTTGGAGGAAGGTAGAGAGCAAGGTCTTGAAGAAGGTAAATTATTAGAAAGAATTAATATAGCTAAAAACCTTTTAGATGTATTAGATAATGAAACTATCTCATTAAAGACTGGCTTAAGTGTAGATGAAATAGAAAAATTAAGATAA
- a CDS encoding Rpn family recombination-promoting nuclease/putative transposase has translation MGRRLLNPKVDFIFKKIFGSEKHPNILISFLNAVMKPADKIVSVVINNTEISKDFLEDKFSRLDVKATTNKGEVINIEIQIKNEYNMIKRSLYYWSKLYEEQLSEGDKYDKLSRTVCINILDFKYLDNDRFHNGYRLKEIETNEELTDIEEIHFIEIPKLKDLDDDANIDTIDMLTAWIEFLKDPESNVVRKLEFSKEEIKEAKDELYRLSRDKKELELYNLREKSFFDKISALSNAEEKGREEGKLLERINIAKNLLDVLDNETISLKTGLSVDEIEKLR, from the coding sequence ATGGGTAGACGACTTTTGAATCCTAAAGTAGATTTTATATTTAAGAAAATATTTGGGTCTGAGAAGCATCCAAACATATTAATTTCCTTCTTAAATGCTGTAATGAAACCAGCTGACAAAATAGTTTCTGTAGTCATTAATAATACAGAAATATCAAAGGACTTTTTAGAAGATAAGTTTAGTAGATTAGATGTTAAAGCAACTACAAATAAAGGTGAAGTTATAAATATAGAAATACAAATTAAAAATGAATATAACATGATAAAACGTAGCTTGTACTATTGGAGCAAATTATATGAAGAACAACTTAGTGAAGGTGATAAATATGATAAGCTTTCAAGGACTGTTTGCATTAATATTCTAGATTTTAAATACTTAGATAACGACAGATTCCACAATGGATATAGACTAAAAGAAATTGAAACAAATGAAGAACTTACAGACATTGAAGAAATTCATTTTATAGAAATTCCTAAATTAAAAGATCTTGATGATGATGCAAATATTGATACAATAGATATGCTTACAGCTTGGATTGAGTTTTTAAAAGATCCAGAAAGCAATGTAGTTAGAAAACTTGAATTTAGTAAAGAAGAAATTAAAGAAGCTAAAGACGAGCTATATAGACTAAGTAGAGACAAAAAAGAACTTGAACTTTACAACTTAAGAGAAAAATCATTCTTTGATAAAATTTCTGCATTATCTAACGCTGAAGAAAAAGGTCGAGAGGAAGGTAAATTATTAGAAAGAATTAATATAGCTAAAAACCTTTTAGATGTATTAGATAATGAAACCATCTCCCTAAAGACTGGCTTAAGTGTAGATGAAATAGAAAAATTAAGATAA
- a CDS encoding Rpn family recombination-promoting nuclease/putative transposase, with amino-acid sequence MGRRLLNPKVDFIFKKIFGSEKHPNILISFLNAVMKPADKIVSVVINNTEITKDFLEDKFSRLDVKATTNKGEVINIEIQIKNEYNMIKRSLYYWSKLYEEQLSEGDKYDKLSRTVCINILDFKYLDNDRFHNGYRLKEIETNEELTDIEEIHFIEIPKLKDLDDDANIDTIDMLTAWIEFLKDPESNVVRKLEFSKEEIKEAKDELYRLSRDKKELELYNLREKSFFDKISALSNAEEKGREQGLEEGLEQGREQGLEEGKLLERINIAKNLLDVLDNETISLKTGLSVDEIEKLR; translated from the coding sequence ATGGGTAGACGACTTTTAAATCCTAAAGTAGATTTTATATTTAAGAAAATATTTGGGTCTGAGAAGCATCCAAACATATTAATTTCCTTCTTAAATGCTGTAATGAAACCAGCTGACAAAATAGTTTCTGTAGTCATTAATAATACAGAAATAACAAAGGACTTTTTAGAAGATAAGTTTAGTAGATTAGATGTTAAAGCAACTACAAATAAAGGTGAAGTTATAAATATAGAAATACAAATTAAAAATGAATATAACATGATAAAACGTAGCTTGTACTATTGGAGCAAATTATATGAAGAACAACTTAGTGAAGGTGATAAATATGATAAGCTTTCAAGGACTGTTTGCATTAATATTCTAGATTTTAAATACTTAGATAACGACAGATTCCACAATGGATATAGACTAAAAGAAATTGAAACAAATGAAGAACTTACAGACATTGAAGAAATTCATTTTATAGAAATTCCTAAATTAAAAGATCTTGATGATGATGCAAATATTGATACAATAGATATGCTTACAGCTTGGATTGAGTTTTTAAAAGATCCAGAAAGCAATGTAGTTAGAAAACTTGAATTTAGTAAAGAAGAAATTAAAGAAGCTAAAGACGAGCTATATAGACTAAGTAGAGACAAAAAAGAACTTGAACTTTACAACTTAAGAGAAAAATCATTCTTTGATAAAATTTCTGCATTATCTAACGCTGAAGAAAAAGGTAGAGAGCAAGGTTTGGAGGAAGGTCTTGAACAAGGTCGAGAGCAGGGTTTGGAAGAGGGTAAATTATTAGAAAGAATTAATATAGCTAAAAACCTTTTAGATGTATTAGATAATGAAACCATCTCATTAAAAACTGGATTAAGTGTAGATGAAATAGAA